A genomic stretch from Bacillota bacterium includes:
- a CDS encoding DMT family transporter, translating into MLALITAAVAGIAMAVQGSLNTALSKKIGVLSGTFVVQLIGTGFALLLLLFGLGSSRWQMLSQVSWYNYLGGVIGVGIVYGVIASIDKVGVAAATTAIIVGQVSMAALVDHFGWFGLEAVPFNWWKGIGIVLMAASAWMLLHK; encoded by the coding sequence ATGCTGGCACTAATTACAGCAGCAGTAGCTGGTATTGCCATGGCGGTTCAGGGTTCATTAAACACAGCGTTGAGTAAAAAGATCGGGGTGCTGTCTGGGACTTTTGTAGTCCAGTTGATCGGCACTGGATTTGCATTGCTTCTGTTATTATTTGGCCTGGGCAGCAGCCGCTGGCAGATGCTGTCTCAGGTTTCCTGGTATAACTACTTGGGAGGCGTTATCGGTGTTGGCATTGTGTACGGTGTTATTGCCAGCATAGATAAGGTGGGAGTGGCTGCAGCCACCACCGCAATCATTGTTGGCCAGGTATCGATGGCCGCCCTGGTTGATCATTTCGGCTGGTTTGGGCTGGAGGCAGTTCCTTTTAATTGGTGGAAAGGTATTGGTATAGTCTTGATGGCAGCCAGCGCTTGGATGCTTCTGCATAAATAG